The proteins below come from a single uncultured Carboxylicivirga sp. genomic window:
- the clpX gene encoding ATP-dependent Clp protease ATP-binding subunit ClpX, translating into MDKCSFCGRERKDTNLLIAGVSGHICDNCIEQAHSILDEEFKKKNSFNVDEITLLKPLEIKKFLDQYVIGQDEAKKYLSVAVYNHYKRLMQKNSNDEVEIEKSNIILVGETGTGKTLLARTIARMLHVPFTIVDATVLTEAGYVGEDIESILTRLLQAADYNVEAAEKGIVFIDEIDKIARKSDNPSITRDVSGEGVQQGLLKLLEGSIVNVPPQGGRKHPEQKMIPVNTKNILFVCGGAFDGITRKIGQRLNTKVVGYAASKASEKFDKDNLLQYIAPQDLKSFGLIPEIIGRLPVLTYLQPLNRDILRRILTEPKNSIIKQYEKLFEIDKMKLVFTDEVLDYIVDKAVEFKLGARGLRSICETIMTDVMFNAPSGEEKELVISIDYAKNKIEHANIARLKAS; encoded by the coding sequence ATGGATAAGTGTTCGTTTTGTGGTAGAGAAAGAAAGGATACAAACCTGTTAATAGCTGGAGTTTCAGGTCATATCTGCGATAACTGTATCGAACAAGCTCATTCTATTTTGGATGAAGAGTTCAAGAAGAAAAATTCATTTAATGTGGATGAAATTACTCTTCTCAAACCGCTTGAAATCAAAAAATTTCTCGATCAATATGTCATCGGACAAGATGAAGCAAAAAAATACCTTTCTGTAGCGGTATACAATCACTACAAACGTTTAATGCAGAAAAACTCTAACGATGAAGTAGAGATTGAAAAATCGAACATCATCTTAGTTGGCGAGACCGGTACAGGAAAAACACTTTTGGCCCGTACTATTGCACGCATGTTGCATGTACCTTTCACAATTGTTGATGCTACTGTTCTTACCGAAGCAGGTTATGTAGGTGAGGATATTGAAAGTATTTTAACACGTTTGCTTCAGGCTGCCGATTATAATGTTGAAGCCGCTGAAAAAGGAATTGTGTTTATTGATGAGATTGACAAAATTGCACGTAAAAGCGATAATCCATCCATTACACGAGATGTTTCCGGAGAAGGTGTTCAGCAAGGTTTATTAAAGCTGTTAGAAGGATCGATTGTTAATGTTCCACCTCAAGGCGGCCGTAAACACCCAGAGCAGAAAATGATTCCGGTTAATACCAAAAACATTCTTTTTGTGTGTGGTGGTGCTTTCGATGGTATTACACGCAAAATTGGTCAACGATTAAACACAAAAGTAGTGGGTTATGCAGCAAGTAAAGCAAGTGAAAAATTCGATAAGGATAACTTATTGCAATACATTGCTCCTCAGGATTTAAAATCGTTTGGTTTAATTCCTGAAATCATTGGTCGTTTGCCAGTATTAACCTACTTACAACCATTAAATCGCGATATCTTACGCCGAATTCTTACTGAACCCAAGAACTCAATTATTAAACAATACGAAAAACTGTTTGAGATTGATAAAATGAAATTGGTTTTTACCGACGAAGTATTAGACTACATTGTTGATAAAGCAGTCGAATTTAAATTAGGCGCGCGAGGTTTACGCTCGATCTGCGAAACGATAATGACCGATGTAATGTTTAATGCTCCTTCTGGAGAAGAAAAAGAATTGGTTATTAGTATCGATTACGCTAAAAATAAAATTGAACATGCTAACATTGCTCGATTAAAAGCAAGTTAA
- a CDS encoding sodium-translocating pyrophosphatase — translation MSSIFWIIPISSLIALSFAWIFFKSMMKESEGTDKMKEIAQYVRDGAMAYLSSQYKVVGKVFIVLVILLGILAYMGVQNPFVPIAFLTGGFFSGLCGYLGMKTATFASGRAAHGASKSLNRGLKVAFRSGAVMGMVVVGFGLLDIALWFYFLNEVVFTPDHLANGFSFLGLDFVHAGTTEHHKMIEITATMLTFGMGASTQALFARVGGGIYTKAADVGADLVGKVEAGIPEDDPRNPATIADNVGDNVGDVAGMGADLYESYCGSILATAALGAALPGITGDMQMKAVMAPMIVAAIGILLSIAGVFMVRTKESATQKSLLNALLIGTGGSSVLILVALAILAYYDWITWGIFGSVIAGLAAGVIIGQGTEYYTSDEYKPTQGIAGQAVQGHATTIIDGIAVGMFSTWIPVLTIVAGIIAAFGFAGGFTSFSQGVYGIGFAAVGMLSTLGITLATDAFGPIADNAGGNAEMAHLPKEVRERTDALDMLGNTTAATGKGFAIGSAALTAMALLAAYMEEIRLWLGKVPEKGQAFLEATGLTTYADANIKDFVSFYDLSLFNPMLLGGLFIGAMMAFVFCAMTMKAVGRAAGAMVEEVRRQFREIAGILDGTGTPEYAKCVAISTKGAQREMIIPSLLAIIVPILVGLLLGVAGVIGLLAGGLTAGFTLAVMLNNAGGAWDNAKKYIEKGHYGGKGSDAHKAGVTGDTVGDPFKDTSGPSLNILIKLMTMVSVVMAGLTVAFSLF, via the coding sequence ATGAGTTCAATTTTTTGGATAATCCCCATCTCTTCGCTGATAGCCTTGAGTTTTGCCTGGATTTTCTTCAAATCGATGATGAAGGAATCTGAAGGGACAGATAAAATGAAAGAAATAGCACAATACGTCAGAGACGGTGCAATGGCTTACTTATCGAGTCAATATAAAGTTGTAGGAAAAGTATTTATTGTATTAGTAATTCTTTTGGGCATTTTAGCCTACATGGGGGTACAAAACCCTTTTGTTCCCATTGCCTTTTTAACGGGTGGTTTCTTCTCAGGACTTTGTGGATATCTTGGAATGAAAACAGCCACATTTGCATCCGGAAGAGCGGCTCATGGTGCTTCAAAATCACTCAACCGTGGATTAAAAGTGGCATTTCGAAGTGGTGCTGTAATGGGCATGGTGGTAGTTGGCTTTGGCTTACTTGATATCGCACTATGGTTTTATTTTTTGAATGAAGTTGTTTTTACACCGGATCATCTTGCAAATGGATTCAGCTTTTTAGGTCTTGATTTTGTGCATGCAGGAACCACCGAACATCATAAAATGATTGAGATCACAGCAACTATGCTAACATTTGGAATGGGAGCATCAACTCAGGCATTATTTGCACGTGTGGGAGGTGGAATCTATACAAAAGCCGCAGATGTAGGTGCCGATTTAGTTGGCAAAGTTGAAGCTGGAATTCCGGAAGATGATCCACGGAACCCTGCAACTATTGCTGACAATGTAGGCGATAATGTGGGTGATGTAGCTGGTATGGGCGCCGACTTATACGAATCGTATTGTGGATCGATACTAGCAACAGCAGCATTAGGAGCTGCATTACCTGGAATAACAGGCGATATGCAAATGAAAGCTGTAATGGCTCCTATGATAGTTGCTGCCATTGGAATATTACTTTCAATTGCAGGGGTTTTTATGGTTCGTACCAAAGAAAGTGCTACTCAAAAAAGCTTATTAAATGCTTTATTAATTGGAACAGGTGGAAGCTCTGTGTTAATATTAGTTGCCTTAGCTATACTAGCATATTACGATTGGATTACCTGGGGCATTTTCGGATCGGTAATAGCCGGATTAGCTGCAGGTGTTATTATTGGTCAGGGTACCGAATATTATACATCTGATGAGTACAAACCCACCCAAGGAATTGCAGGTCAAGCAGTACAAGGGCATGCAACCACTATTATTGATGGTATTGCTGTAGGTATGTTTAGTACATGGATACCTGTACTGACAATTGTAGCTGGTATTATTGCTGCCTTTGGTTTTGCAGGTGGTTTCACTAGCTTTTCTCAAGGAGTTTATGGCATTGGGTTTGCAGCAGTTGGGATGCTGTCTACTCTGGGTATCACACTAGCTACCGATGCGTTTGGCCCCATTGCCGATAATGCTGGTGGTAATGCTGAAATGGCTCACTTACCTAAAGAGGTTCGCGAACGCACCGATGCACTTGATATGTTAGGAAACACAACTGCAGCAACTGGAAAAGGCTTTGCCATTGGTTCGGCAGCCTTAACAGCCATGGCATTATTAGCCGCATATATGGAAGAGATTAGGCTTTGGCTCGGAAAGGTTCCAGAAAAAGGTCAGGCTTTTCTCGAAGCTACAGGCTTAACTACTTATGCCGACGCTAATATTAAAGACTTTGTATCATTTTACGACCTATCATTGTTTAACCCAATGCTTTTAGGTGGTTTATTTATTGGTGCAATGATGGCATTTGTATTTTGTGCAATGACAATGAAAGCAGTAGGACGTGCTGCCGGAGCTATGGTTGAAGAAGTTCGTCGTCAGTTTAGAGAAATTGCAGGAATACTAGATGGAACAGGAACACCAGAATATGCTAAATGCGTTGCCATATCAACCAAAGGAGCACAGCGCGAAATGATAATACCTTCATTATTGGCAATTATAGTACCTATTTTAGTTGGATTATTACTAGGTGTAGCAGGTGTTATTGGACTATTAGCAGGTGGCTTAACAGCTGGTTTTACTCTAGCTGTAATGCTTAATAATGCCGGTGGTGCCTGGGATAATGCTAAAAAATACATCGAAAAAGGTCACTATGGAGGAAAAGGTAGTGATGCTCACAAAGCAGGTGTTACTGGTGATACTGTGGGAGATCCATTTAAAGATACATCCGGACCATCACTAAATATCTTAATTAAATTAATGACAATGGTTTCGGTTGTGATGGCTGGATTAACTGTTGCTTTCTCTTTATTCTAA
- a CDS encoding C1 family peptidase, with protein MKKLTGLLPAVLLTISVSAQNSDKAKIEEYPQGKGFYYETILKDISHVKDSVEAEPASMRLTMDQSEYDLPNKVDLYKRQWANPVLSQGNTGTCWDFSTLSFYESEIFRMTGKKVKLSEMYVAYYEYLAKAERFIEKRGESLFSEGSEGNAVARIALAHGLVPADEYTGLIGGRKYHDHGQMMEEMSSYLKSLTVSNAWNKEAALETIASIMDHYIGVPPTSFKVDGKEYSPMTYMKEYLKLDPNDFVEILSYKQKPYWQQVEYTVPDNWWHNEEYYNVPLDVYMDIVKKAIRKGYTMSIGGDVSEAGFLRSTQCAMIPDFDIPSAYINEDARAFRFANETTTDDHGMHLVGYMEKDGKDWYLIKDSSSGSRNNDPNAPEFGYYFFTQDYVKLKMMGFTIHKDAVKDVLKKFKK; from the coding sequence ATGAAGAAATTAACAGGATTGCTACCTGCTGTTCTGCTTACCATTAGTGTGTCGGCTCAAAACAGCGATAAAGCAAAAATTGAAGAGTATCCACAAGGAAAGGGATTTTATTACGAAACGATCTTGAAAGATATCAGTCATGTAAAAGACTCAGTTGAAGCTGAACCTGCTTCAATGCGTCTAACTATGGATCAGTCGGAATATGATTTACCTAACAAGGTTGATTTATATAAACGTCAATGGGCCAACCCTGTTTTATCTCAAGGTAATACCGGAACATGCTGGGATTTTTCAACCCTTTCGTTTTACGAATCAGAGATCTTTCGTATGACTGGCAAAAAAGTAAAATTGTCAGAAATGTACGTGGCTTATTACGAATATCTTGCTAAAGCCGAACGTTTTATTGAAAAAAGAGGTGAGTCATTATTCTCTGAAGGATCAGAAGGAAATGCAGTTGCCAGAATTGCATTGGCACATGGCTTGGTTCCTGCGGATGAATATACAGGATTGATTGGCGGTAGAAAATATCACGATCATGGTCAGATGATGGAAGAGATGAGTAGTTACTTAAAATCTCTTACCGTGTCTAATGCATGGAATAAAGAAGCTGCATTGGAAACAATTGCTTCTATTATGGATCATTACATTGGGGTACCTCCCACTTCTTTTAAGGTAGATGGCAAAGAATATTCGCCAATGACTTATATGAAAGAGTATTTGAAATTGGATCCAAACGATTTTGTTGAGATTTTATCATATAAGCAAAAACCATATTGGCAACAGGTTGAATATACTGTACCTGATAACTGGTGGCATAATGAAGAATATTATAATGTTCCATTAGATGTGTATATGGATATTGTGAAGAAGGCAATTCGTAAAGGTTATACCATGAGTATTGGTGGTGATGTATCTGAAGCTGGTTTCTTAAGATCAACACAATGTGCTATGATTCCTGATTTTGATATTCCTTCGGCTTATATTAATGAAGATGCTCGTGCTTTCCGTTTTGCCAATGAAACTACCACTGATGATCATGGAATGCATTTGGTTGGTTACATGGAAAAAGATGGTAAAGATTGGTACCTGATTAAAGATTCAAGTTCGGGATCGAGAAACAATGATCCAAATGCTCCAGAATTTGGTTATTATTTCTTTACTCAAGATTATGTGAAGCTTAAAATGATGGGTTTTACCATTCATAAAGATGCAGTAAAAGATGTACTGAAGAAATTTAAGAAATAA
- a CDS encoding AraC family transcriptional regulator → MSNIESFINKVDKHDKVFYVHNTKIEGQLSMHSHNKHQLCYIEGGVAFLNTETASYFLPARHFLWIPAGIPHLVDSRTSIKRVHNIFFPIFLFPEDHKVKQQEGIYPVTNLLMEMIYYTEDWQGEVSPDDSMRYEFLIALKNIVLDVSDVPLPIALPTTSNEKLRVILKHIHHHIDHPLLLTDVANEFGYSTRSLSRLFQNNMDTSFLQYVKLTRIIKSMEMLLQTDQSVSEIAYNCGYNSLSAFSYTFQQVVKKSPLEFRKESLM, encoded by the coding sequence ATGTCCAATATCGAATCGTTTATAAATAAGGTAGATAAACACGATAAAGTGTTTTATGTGCATAATACTAAAATAGAAGGGCAATTGTCGATGCATAGTCATAATAAACACCAGCTTTGCTATATCGAAGGTGGAGTAGCCTTTTTAAATACCGAAACGGCTTCGTACTTTTTACCCGCTCGTCATTTTCTATGGATTCCTGCGGGCATTCCACATCTGGTTGATTCCCGTACTTCCATAAAAAGGGTGCACAACATTTTTTTTCCCATTTTTTTGTTTCCCGAAGATCATAAAGTGAAGCAGCAAGAAGGAATTTACCCGGTTACCAACTTGTTAATGGAGATGATTTATTACACCGAAGACTGGCAGGGGGAAGTGTCACCCGACGATTCAATGAGATATGAATTCTTGATTGCCTTAAAAAATATTGTTCTCGATGTTTCGGATGTGCCGCTACCAATTGCTCTTCCTACCACATCAAACGAAAAATTAAGAGTTATACTTAAGCACATTCATCATCATATCGACCATCCACTGTTACTTACTGATGTTGCTAACGAATTTGGTTACAGCACCCGGTCATTATCGCGTCTTTTCCAAAATAATATGGATACTTCATTTTTACAATACGTTAAACTTACCCGTATCATAAAAAGTATGGAGATGCTTTTGCAAACCGATCAATCGGTTAGCGAAATAGCCTATAATTGTGGTTACAATAGCTTGTCGGCCTTTAGCTATACTTTTCAGCAGGTAGTTAAAAAATCGCCTCTTGAGTTTAGGAAAGAAAGTTTAATGTAA
- a CDS encoding TolC family protein has protein sequence MILRSAIFLLFILSGTRSEGQNTAEDTVHLTLNGAWERANTFSKEIQLKNIDNQIGLEDLKQAKSQWLPHVGASAHYGKLSNIPVFEDGILESPTFIPIHDHSTYEAGVEAEFNLYNGHKNHLAIKKAETKTELLQYIQSESVADIHYKVAELYLSIQRSTAFVKLIKQDVNRNKKRLEQIQQLYDNGVILKSDLLRAQLQLSQQETNLLKMTNNLNIAIQQLNIIMGYDDNHPLKPTDDIAMNLQELKQAYQNYIDIALSTSHYEKMAEAHIKLSELDEKNIKADKLPRISLFGEYSYSFPQIMLYPYADAPYAMGVGGIRISYNISSLYHDRHKENAASLTVDRQKLAKAQTEEKLRTQINTAYKRLNEDLTEIEVAALNIEQAKENDRIINETYFNQLALITDLLEADTQLLKAQFDLINSQISARLHYYQLLRLTGQL, from the coding sequence ATGATATTGAGAAGCGCAATATTCCTTCTCTTTATCCTTTCAGGCACAAGATCGGAGGGACAGAATACTGCTGAAGATACCGTTCATTTAACATTAAACGGCGCCTGGGAAAGAGCTAATACATTTAGCAAGGAGATACAGTTAAAAAACATTGACAACCAGATTGGTCTGGAAGACTTGAAACAGGCCAAATCTCAATGGCTACCGCATGTGGGAGCGAGTGCTCATTACGGAAAACTTTCGAACATTCCGGTTTTTGAAGACGGAATACTCGAATCGCCAACCTTCATACCCATTCACGACCATAGTACGTACGAAGCTGGTGTGGAAGCGGAGTTTAATTTGTACAACGGACACAAGAATCACTTGGCCATAAAAAAGGCTGAGACCAAAACCGAGTTGTTACAATATATACAAAGCGAATCGGTTGCCGACATTCATTATAAAGTAGCTGAATTGTACCTTTCCATACAACGCTCAACAGCCTTTGTAAAGTTGATTAAACAGGATGTGAACCGTAACAAAAAACGTCTGGAACAAATTCAACAGCTTTATGATAATGGCGTTATTTTAAAAAGCGATTTATTACGAGCTCAGTTACAATTATCTCAGCAAGAAACCAATCTTCTGAAGATGACTAATAATCTGAATATCGCCATTCAGCAATTAAATATTATTATGGGTTACGATGATAATCATCCATTAAAACCTACTGATGATATTGCAATGAATCTTCAGGAATTGAAACAAGCCTATCAGAACTATATCGATATTGCTTTATCCACTTCTCATTACGAAAAAATGGCTGAAGCCCACATAAAGCTTTCGGAATTGGATGAAAAGAATATTAAAGCAGACAAGCTTCCACGCATTAGTTTGTTTGGAGAATACTCCTATTCATTTCCACAAATTATGCTGTACCCTTATGCAGATGCGCCTTACGCAATGGGTGTTGGAGGAATTAGAATATCGTACAATATTTCTTCGTTATATCACGACAGGCACAAAGAGAATGCAGCCAGCTTAACGGTTGACAGACAAAAGTTGGCAAAAGCTCAAACAGAAGAGAAACTTCGTACTCAAATCAACACTGCTTATAAACGATTGAACGAAGACTTAACCGAAATTGAAGTGGCGGCCTTAAACATCGAACAGGCAAAAGAAAACGACCGCATCATAAACGAAACCTATTTTAATCAGCTGGCTTTAATAACCGATTTATTAGAAGCCGATACTCAATTGCTGAAAGCTCAGTTTGACTTAATCAACAGCCAGATTTCAGCCAGATTACATTATTATCAATTACTAAGATTAACAGGTCAATTATAA
- a CDS encoding HlyD family secretion protein: protein MSENNINKYHRLDNIAVRITYFVALSILAALIIWGVFRLIDFMRFESTNDAQVKEYINPILSRATGYVQEIRFKDHQKVQKGDTLMILDKQETSVRLAEAQAALVSAHAQLKVLENNFNSATGNVSINKARISAEEAELWKQQQEYDRYEKLYKAEAVTQQQFENIKTKLDVAKSNYEAVKKSFEVSNSKKEEVKTQIDVAKATIKQREAVLQKVQLDLVYAVITAPSDGYLGKKTIQKGQYIQKGQTIGFIVDMEQGKWIEANFEETQIADMKEGQEAEISIDAYPGEVFHGKIESLSPATGSQFSLLPPDNATGNFVKITQRFTVRIAFTDDLNNLKKLKAGMNAEVSVPKL, encoded by the coding sequence ATGAGTGAGAATAATATTAATAAGTACCACAGATTAGATAATATTGCGGTAAGAATAACCTATTTTGTTGCACTAAGCATATTAGCAGCACTTATTATTTGGGGAGTTTTTCGATTGATTGATTTCATGAGATTTGAATCGACCAACGATGCCCAGGTAAAAGAATACATCAACCCAATTTTAAGCCGTGCTACAGGTTACGTTCAAGAGATTCGTTTTAAAGATCACCAAAAAGTTCAAAAAGGCGATACTTTAATGATACTTGACAAACAAGAAACAAGTGTGCGTTTGGCCGAAGCACAAGCTGCACTAGTATCAGCACATGCTCAATTGAAAGTGCTAGAAAACAACTTCAACTCAGCTACTGGTAATGTTAGCATAAACAAAGCCAGAATAAGTGCAGAAGAAGCCGAACTTTGGAAGCAACAACAAGAGTACGATCGTTACGAAAAACTTTACAAGGCTGAGGCAGTAACTCAACAGCAATTCGAAAACATTAAAACCAAACTGGATGTAGCTAAATCGAATTACGAAGCAGTAAAAAAATCGTTTGAGGTTTCGAATAGTAAAAAAGAAGAAGTAAAAACACAAATTGATGTTGCCAAAGCAACTATCAAACAACGTGAAGCAGTACTTCAAAAAGTTCAACTCGATTTAGTATATGCTGTAATAACAGCCCCATCGGATGGATATTTAGGCAAGAAAACCATTCAGAAAGGACAATACATTCAAAAGGGTCAAACCATTGGATTTATTGTGGATATGGAGCAAGGCAAATGGATTGAAGCCAACTTTGAAGAAACACAAATTGCCGATATGAAAGAAGGGCAGGAAGCTGAAATTAGTATTGATGCTTATCCTGGTGAAGTTTTTCATGGTAAGATTGAATCATTATCGCCAGCTACCGGATCGCAGTTTTCGTTATTGCCTCCAGATAATGCTACCGGTAACTTTGTTAAGATTACACAACGCTTTACTGTACGTATCGCATTTACCGATGATTTAAATAACCTTAAGAAACTAAAGGCTGGGATGAATGCCGAAGTTTCAGTTCCCAAATTATAG